Proteins encoded by one window of Lathyrus oleraceus cultivar Zhongwan6 chromosome 1, CAAS_Psat_ZW6_1.0, whole genome shotgun sequence:
- the LOC127083521 gene encoding pathogenesis-related protein 1, whose product MSSFSILCVLGLIFIVGSHVAYAQDSPADYVNAHNAARSQVGVSNIVWDNTVAAFAQNYANQRKDCQLIHSGGGGRYGENIAMSTGGMSGTDAVKLWVNEKSDYDYNSNTCAARKVCGHYTQVVWRNSVRLGCAKVRCNNGGTFITCNYDPPGNYVGQKPY is encoded by the coding sequence ATGAGTTCATTTTCTATATTGTGTGTCTTGGGATTAATATTCATTGTGGGGAGTCACGTTGCATATGCACAAGACTCACCAGCAGATTACGTGAACGCCCACAACGCAGCAAGATCTCAGGTTGGTGTTTCAAACATTGTTTGGGACAACACTGTTGCTGCTTTTGCACAAAACTATGCTAATCAGCGCAAGGATTGTCAACTGATCCACTCCGGTGGTGGTGGCCGTTACGGGGAGAATATTGCGATGAGCACCGGTGGCATGAGCGGCACAGATGCAGTGAAGTTGTGGGTTAATGAGAAATCCGACTATGATTATAACAGTAATACATGTGCTGCTCGTAAAGTGTGTGGTCATTATACTCAGGTTGTTTGGAGAAACTCAGTTCGTCTAGGATGTGCCAAAGTGAGATGTAATAATGGAGGAACTTTCATTACTTGCAACTATGATCCACCTGGTAACTATGTCGGCCAGAAGCCATATTAA